aaaatctggctaccagttttacaaaactccaaaatcaaaacattagaacgggaaccaacacaatgaggacttgactgaacaaaggatgcccccaggcaagggacaaaacatttccaatgccaatttgggtgattaactgaaacattaatgctggctcccagtgacaaaggactcttgccacaccttggactatacacagatatatattctttcctttccttacttagtttatccatacctcacaacctctgaggatgcctgccatagatgtgggcgaaatgtcaggagagaatacttctggaacatggccacacagcccgaaagacatacaacaaccctgtttgagGTAAGtttgaatgttccaattggccaccttgaaatcaggacagtaaattaaaaaaaacactcagaaaactggggaattccagacaggaaacaatcagggccagctaacaccacccaacaaaggattcccccaggcaggagctCATTTGTTGGTGGAGATGTATTCTTCCATCTCTGTGCATAAAACTGTGATCACTATATTGTAGCTCTAATCACTGTATTACAGTAGTCTTCTATGATTTTTCTCCAACTGCTTACCCATAAGACAAAGTTCAAGTTTCAAATGAATGTTAATATTACGaagaataaattttatttttgcccGCCTCGCTTCAAGACTCGAACCAGGCTACAACACTGTTAAAATACATAAGATTAAATACACGAGACCatgaaaacacatatattaaaagacatagccctaagattaaaacacaataaaataatttggATCCTCTGCATTAACAGCAACGCTTTTGGGTTTCTCATACATCTTCCACACGTGGCATCTCTTTCTGATTAGCATTATAGCTTTGGAAACAAGACTCTAAAAAATTGTTTATTCCACTTCTAAAACAGGAAAACACCATTGTAGCACATAGCAGAGTCAGTTATTTAAAACTGGAGGGTCCCTTTAAACCAAATGGCTTTAAAGTTTCATTCCAAGTTTGGCAGCAGGATAATTTATTAAAAATGTAGAAAATATTTATAGGGGAACATTTTTGGAAACAACCATTTTAAAGAGAAATACTCCATCTGTCTGGTAAAGAGTGTTGTATGGATTTGATTTGAATTAAGAGAAGGCATGCTTCCAAGGCCAGAATTAATTACAGTCTATGGGTGCAtctctatactgtaatattaatgcagtttgacacaactttaactcccatagctcaatgctatggattcctggggctggaagtttggtgaggcaccagcactctttggcagagaaggctaaaaaccttgtaaaactacaactcccatggttgtATAGCAtgaagacatggcagttaaagtggtgtcacactacgttaattctacaatatacaaTGTACTCTATGTCATGAAACCAAAGCTTTAAAAAACCTACCATTTTTGGAACAGCACTATTCTGGCAAGAGGATTCTGCAACTTGCTCAAAAAAAAGGACTTTTCAAAGCTCTGCATGTCCAGGTAGATCTATgcaaacaacaaaaaagcagtaATATAGTGGTTTTAGCATTGAACGGATGACtcttgagaccagggttcaaatctgtgCCCATAAATGAAAATTAGCCAAGTGGACTTGAACCAAGTTGCACTCTCTAAGCCGCaaatgaagggaaaggaaaaccaatcttgccaacaaaaccccatgataggttcaccaaaAGTCAGAAATTCCTTGGACACACAAAAAATATGCAACAAATGCTGCTATTGAGTTTATTAAACGCTTAAAAGAAATGATGCCTCACACTCAAAATATAACTTATTTCCAAAATGATATATTATCACTATAACGTTATAATACTGAGCACATCAGGTACAtggctgataatataatatacaacacCAGAGAGGGGAATATTATTTCCATAAAATAGATGTCATTCTCCCCAATAAACCAAGTTTGACGCATCATGCCTCATACCTACAGGTATGTTACACTTTAAAGCAAGGAATACCAAAGTTTTCCAGATGTTattagattgcaactcccatccacCCTAAGAGTATAGCCAATTGTGAAGAATATTTGCAGTTCAGCATCTGGATGTGATGTATTACCACCCAGACCAGCCCTATTACAGCTTGAGCATcatttatccagaattccaaaatcagaaatatcCCAAAAACAAATTGTGGCTGAGAtattgacatctttgctttccggTGGTATAATGTACACAAACCTAGTTTCACTCACAAAATCATTCTAAATCTTGTGCATATTAATTTCCTTCAGATATGTGTATAAATTATCTATAAAAGATGAACTTCCATCTTTAGACTTAGATTCTATCTCTGAGATATCTCAACAtgtacatctattattattattattattattattattattattattattattattattatcatcatcctgctttcctttcttatttGAGATCTAAAGCAGCTTCtgagactcaaagcggcaaatataggtattccaaaatccaaattccGAAACATTTCTGGCCCcaatcattttggataagggaaactCAACCAGTATTAGCCATGGTGAAGCAATTGCTTCAGATGGATGTAATGGCAACCTACCATCCTCTCCTCCTGAATACAACAGCCTTTCTCGCTGTTGAAAGTCCAGATTTATACATGCCATGTCATTTGTGCTGTGACCCATAAACTAACCTGTTCCTTATAGTGGATAAGGCTATCCCAATGCAAAAACCAGCATAAGTTCTTTCTCCTCATGCTTCCCTACATACCCTTCTCTAGAAATCCTTGGACTCAAAGCCTCTTATGTATTATGTTTGAGCTTCCCAGAGGCTTAAAAACACAAACTCAGGAAAATGttctttatatatgtattttcacTGCCTATTTGAATAGGAACTTctaaaaaaatcacacttttaCACAGACAGAGAAACCAACCATCACACTCATATTGAATATATAAACAAGAATATTCTTTTCTCTTATTAGCAGAATTAAAGCAAAACCTAGCAGCTTGAAGGGTGGTGAGGTAGAGGAGGGGTTCTTGAGACAGACAAGTAGCCCAATTATAATGCTGCTTTCTCTGGAGAGATCCAGCTCAACCTTGCAGGATAGCACTTGAATTTTAGCTACTGAGACCCAACATTTTTGAGATGGGATACAGGGGACAAAACATTTACATGATGGAAGACGTGAACTACAGTTTTGTCAGTTTCATTTGGGGTTGAAAGAATCAGATAGAAGCAGTGGGGCAAAGCCTAAGAGACCGTGTTTCCCCATTTTGGAAGGGAAGTGGAATCTAATGGTTAGAGTCACTTGTAAGATCTACCATGACCTATGTTAGCAGGAATGGCATGAGAGAGAGACTGTAGACTGGGAATTTAGCACGTATCTTGGGTTTTCTCTTGTGCCCAACAACCTATCCAGCTGTTAGAAAGTCTATGAGCAGTTTAGAAGCGCCAATAGCCAGTCAAGAACATTTCTACTGGTACAggaatccacaaataatcaccTTTCCAGGAATACCTTCTTCTCACTTGTCAAGACATGTGAGCAACAGTGAAGCTCTGTGTAGGGTCACTCATGGTAAGGAACTCTATCCTAGTGACTAGAGCAGAACTGTGACATTTAGAAGAGTTTTAGGGCTAAGTCATGCTGCAATTAGATCTTCCCTAACCCCTTAACCCACTTCCCGACCCAAAACTCATGCCACCTTAGATGCTTTTATATATCTTGTGGACTTCCAGAATCATCACATTCCACAAGGGACTCATCATGCCTCTCTGGAGATCCCGGCAAGAGGCGGTGAACACGCTGGTGGGAGTCCAAATGCCCCTTCTTGCCAAAGGACCGTCCACAGTTCCCACATTCATAGGGCCGTTCGCCCGTGTGCTGCCTCTGGTGCTCCATGAGGTGGGTGCTTTGGGTGTAGCTCTTCCCACAGTCTCCACAAACATAAGGGCGCTCGTGGGTGTGCACCCGCCGGTGGCGAGACAGATTCGAGCTACGGCCAAAGGCTTTGCCACAGTCCGCACATGCGTATGGCCTCTCCCCGCTATGTATCCGTCCATGGGCTAAGAGGTCAGAGCTCTGCCCAAAGGTCAGCCCACAGTCGTCACATTTGTAGGTCTGTTTGGCAGTGGGAAGGTGCGACCGTCGGTGGCGGGCCAGGGTTGCGGCCTCCGTAAAGGATTTGCCACAGTAGCTGCAAACATAGGGACGCTCTCCACGATGGGTGGCTTGATGTTGCTCCAAGTCCACCAGCTCCATAAAGCGTCGCCCACAATCCCCACACCGATGAGGCCTGATGCTCCCTTCGGCATGTGTGACATAATGCCGAGCCAAATCTGGCCGTCGAGCAAAACGCCGGCCACACAAGGAGCAGGCAAAGGGACGTTCACCCAGGTGGTTTCTCCGGTGCTGCAGGAGGTTGGAGCTGGTGCTGAACTGGCGGCCGCACTCCTGGCAAGTGTATGGCTTTTCCCCCGTGTGAGTACGCAAATGTTGGACTAGAGTAGGTCTGCCTGCAAAGGCTTTGCCACAGTATTGACAAGAAAAGGGACGTTTGCCGGAATGGACTTGGCGGTGGTTGGCGAGGGCAGAATTCTGACGGAAAGTCTGCCCACATTCCGCACAACGATATGGTCGCTCCTCTGTGTGGATGCGTCGGTGCTGAATCAAGGTGGTGCGGTGCCCAAATGATTGGCCGCAGTCAGGACAAGAAAATGGGCGCCCATTGATGTGAATCAACTGGTGTTTTGTCAAGATGGAAAGGTCTGCATAAGCCTTCCCACACTCAGCACAGACATAGGGCCTCTCGCTTGTGTGCAGTGCTCGCTGATGGCGAACCAGAGCTGATCTGACCCCAAATGCTTTCCCACATTCACCGCAAACGTACGGACGCTCACCCCGATGGGCCCGAATGTGGCGGACAAGGGCAGAGGACTGTCGGAAGCGGCGCCCGCACTCTGGGCATTCGTAAGGAAGTTCTCCGGTGTGGATAAGGCAATGGCGGACAAGGGCTGAGTGGCTGGCCAAGCTACGTCCACACTCGCTGCAGATATGACGCGGCTTGGGTGGTCGTTGCTCAGTGACTAGTTCCTGTACAGGGACAGCCCACGTATTCATTGCTTTCTTGTTGGATCCATTCCTGGAAAAAGCACCTTGATGTGAGTGGATTTCTTCTGATTCATCCCCACTAGATATGGCCCTTAAAGGAGAACCATCCTGATAAACAACTAACTCCGAATGTCCCCCAATGTCTGTTTCATCCATACCAGCTCCTCCCCAATATGAGACCTCTTCCAATTCATCTCCACTGGATCCTTCCGGATCAAGATTTATCTCGGATTCAACTCCAAGTGGTGATCTACCATTACAGCCAAAGTCTCCAGTTTCCTTCTCTTCAGAATCCTGGCTTAGCCAAGCTGCCTCTGGACATATCATTTCAGCTTTGTTGCAGTGTTTTCTTTGGTGAGTGATTTCTTCTGATCCTTCTGATGGAAGCTCAACCCTTGGTTGACCGCTCTCTGGATAAAGAAACATTTCTGTTTCTTCCATCAAGGATCTTTTCTCTATGGCAGCCTCCATCAGGCCAGAGATATCTCTGGCATCCATGAGATCAGACACACATCCAATGTCTCCCTTCTCCTCAATAAAGACAACTGAACTACTGTCAGAGGCCTCGTCCCATTCATGGTCTTCTGACTCTGGTTGTAGGCATCCTTTCAACCACTGTGAGCTGTTAGACATTGTCTGGCCTTTCATCTGTCTCAGTTCCTTGGAAAGGGATGCTCCAGATAAACAGGGCTTCTCCATAGAAGGAGAGCACACTCTTTGCAAACTCCACTTCTCACCAGGGATTGTCCTCTTCATTCTTGTTCAGGATCTTAGTTTCCACTGCAGGGATAGGGGAGGAAAttgagagaaaggagagaaacaCACTTATGGTGAGTTCACAATTGAGAAAAACAAACTATCGAAAACTATTTCAAGATCATTCAAAATATTACTATTATGATtactaacattaaaaaaaaatccatcccattcttttatcacacaaggcagtaAATAGATATAACAAAGCAGAAATGaacgcttccaaacaaaaataaataataataagagagcAATATGCTAATAAAAGACAACAGAAAAAGTGCACCTACTCAGCACCATCTTTACCTCGGTCTTCTTCCAAAAGGAAAAGAGTTTCAATCTGCAGAAATGTGGCAGAGAATACAGAAGGGGTAATGCAGCACAGAACAGGTACTAAAGAGGTAGTATGGGAATATCTGACAACTCTCAACGAGAGGAGGAGAGTcccataaagttgttgttgttgttgttgttgttgttgttagctcccattgccacacatcagttgtaatcAGACCTTTGTAAATCAGACCTTTGTAAGACACTGTTTAGTCCCTcaaggtaattattattattattattattattattagctcccattgccacGTAGCAGCTATGAGAAAGCAACCTTTGTAAGACCCTGCTTATTcccccaaagttgttgttgttgttgttgttgttgttgttgttgttgttattattattattattattattattattagctcccattACCAAACACAAGaattgtaatgggaaagcagccctttgtaagaccctgtttaaTCCCCCAAAgtaactattattgttgttgttattattattatagccgtTAGAAACAGTTTCTTGGGTCTAGCActcctttttttgtatttttttcaacctcagctccctccccttctttttttacatgagcattaacaaaatccatggataataacACGGCACAACCAAAAaaaatttcttggtgtcttcgtttttaagcctgtacctggggttatttgggatgctgattctgtcaattgcattggacagacaacatcagctctagattattaaatacggttttatGTAGGTGAGCAGacggcaactactggatggcatatgttctatatcagaaactagagctgatgtagtctatccaatgcaattttctgaataggcaccccaaataaccaaaccgaatctaaagttgaccaaaaactaatgttggagagtggtccctggtcaaaagaaaggttgggaaccactggtgtagatgcaccccatcccCAGAGCCCTGCCTCCTTGCAAAGACTGGCAGGAGGCACAAACACTGGATTCAGAAAAGGTTGCATCATAGCCCTAAAATAAATCCAGCCCATTTCTGTTAATAAATGCGTGGCAGCCATTGCAAAGGAGTTTCCACGTCTGGAAATATCCAAAGCAACCTGGGGGAAAAATAAAGACATGTCCTTTTAGTCTCTAAAACACCAGTTTTTGGGGATTTTAATGCCTCCCATTCCCTCTGATGCCTTTTTGCATTTCGCTCAATCTCTATTAAAATCACATGGACGTTCTGTTTGCAGATTTAGACACATGCACTAACCATCCTGCAATTGCAAATAACAGCAACGGCATTAATTGAACCTCCTCCGGATTAACCCAGACACGCGTTTGGTGGGTTCTCACGTTACCACTTACCCGAGGGGTTCCTGGTCCATCCCATCTTCCCTAAATGGGGAAATTGCATAacacaaagaaataataaatctGCAATAACAGCTCCTCCATGAACAGCACCTTGCAAAGCTAGACAGGGGAGAAAGCAACCTCCTCTTTGGAGACGGCTTCCTTTGCGTCCGAATCTGGGAAATGGAGTAGCAAGGagcattctgggagctgtagttttccccttaaagaaacatttaaaaaatagtaataataaattatacatgTCTCTCCATTGCGGTTTTCTCTTaacctgggtgcatctacactgtagaatttatgcagttcgATGCCGCTGTAACTGCCATAGTTCTTAGAATCagcatttgtagtttggggaggcaccagcattctttgacacaTAACAGCAGGTTCTCAAGTTCTTGTAAAGCAACAACTTCCAGGATTATTCAGGACTGAgccatgaaagtggtgtcaaactgtattaattcttaaGTGTAGATGCACAACAGCTATGGGATTTCAGCAAAAGTGCTTCTGTAGAAGAATCAAAGCCACTGTGCTTTCAGTCTATCAATAGAGAACCTTAAATAACCCTAACTTATATCAGTCTCACCATCTTCAAAAGgtctacaccgtagaattaatgcagtttgacaccactttaactgtcagggcTCAGTGTAATAGTGCTGCACCATTTTtagttgtgctttttaaaaaaactgccatATTGCCTGCTTTGCTTAAACTGTTTGGTACTTTATTGCCTTGCAGTGTTAAACACTTATGCCTTTTCATTATGCTATATTTAATTTAAATTCTGTCCGTTTTGGCAGGAAAAGcagggtatatttatttatttattcatcaatcacatttatatcccacccttctcacccgaagggactcagggccaaCCATCATAATTAGAAGATGGGTGGGACATAAACATTATAAATGGATTAAAAGATTGTAAAGGATGCTTTCTTCCCTGGCATAGAAGTGGGCCATTCATTGTATCTCTGTTCCAAGGAGAACATATTTGTTTGTATC
This sequence is a window from Anolis carolinensis isolate JA03-04 chromosome 6, rAnoCar3.1.pri, whole genome shotgun sequence. Protein-coding genes within it:
- the LOC103279562 gene encoding zinc finger protein 3 homolog, with the translated sequence MKRTIPGEKWSLQRVCSPSMEKPCLSGASLSKELRQMKGQTMSNSSQWLKGCLQPESEDHEWDEASDSSSVVFIEEKGDIGCVSDLMDARDISGLMEAAIEKRSLMEETEMFLYPESGQPRVELPSEGSEEITHQRKHCNKAEMICPEAAWLSQDSEEKETGDFGCNGRSPLGVESEINLDPEGSSGDELEEVSYWGGAGMDETDIGGHSELVVYQDGSPLRAISSGDESEEIHSHQGAFSRNGSNKKAMNTWAVPVQELVTEQRPPKPRHICSECGRSLASHSALVRHCLIHTGELPYECPECGRRFRQSSALVRHIRAHRGERPYVCGECGKAFGVRSALVRHQRALHTSERPYVCAECGKAYADLSILTKHQLIHINGRPFSCPDCGQSFGHRTTLIQHRRIHTEERPYRCAECGQTFRQNSALANHRQVHSGKRPFSCQYCGKAFAGRPTLVQHLRTHTGEKPYTCQECGRQFSTSSNLLQHRRNHLGERPFACSLCGRRFARRPDLARHYVTHAEGSIRPHRCGDCGRRFMELVDLEQHQATHRGERPYVCSYCGKSFTEAATLARHRRSHLPTAKQTYKCDDCGLTFGQSSDLLAHGRIHSGERPYACADCGKAFGRSSNLSRHRRVHTHERPYVCGDCGKSYTQSTHLMEHQRQHTGERPYECGNCGRSFGKKGHLDSHQRVHRLLPGSPERHDESLVECDDSGSPQDI